In Chitinophaga nivalis, a single genomic region encodes these proteins:
- a CDS encoding cytochrome P450 family protein has protein sequence MSVVNRSKCPVLSGSNQSEDPNFNVLTANPDHFFKQLRQEGPVHRVAFEDGFPVWLVTRYDDVIKVLRDPRFTKVPVDQRKTNPDAGQEEEAPIYKLREDHMLSKDAPDHTRLRTLVQNAFTPRLVQSLRPRIQQIADELLDKVQHRGKIELVEEFSYPLPISVISELLGLPVKDREKVKQWSADLVTIHVSDGNRNVTEIASTHFVAYLKEAFDYRRANPGDDLISEMLRQRDQGDSLTDEELYAMIFLLLIAGHETTAHLISNSIFTLLTNPEQLELLQQEPQLIGAAVEEMLRHSGPVLTSSMRRALVDVEVDGVTIPAGDGVLVVIASANMDENKFHEPETFDIRRTDNRHITFGYGAHFCLGAALARMEAEIAIGTLLERLPDLQFDPEVDVLEWRSNILIRGLKKLPLIF, from the coding sequence ATGTCAGTTGTTAACAGATCAAAATGCCCTGTCTTATCCGGTTCCAATCAAAGTGAAGATCCTAACTTCAACGTGCTTACAGCAAATCCGGATCATTTTTTTAAACAATTGCGGCAAGAGGGACCTGTACACCGCGTAGCATTTGAAGATGGTTTCCCGGTTTGGCTGGTGACCCGTTATGATGATGTCATTAAAGTGTTACGGGACCCCCGCTTTACCAAAGTACCGGTAGATCAACGCAAAACCAATCCTGATGCCGGTCAGGAAGAAGAAGCCCCTATTTATAAACTGAGGGAAGATCACATGTTATCAAAAGATGCGCCTGACCATACCCGGCTGCGGACGCTGGTACAAAATGCCTTTACGCCCCGGTTGGTACAGTCGTTGCGCCCCCGTATTCAGCAGATTGCAGACGAACTGCTGGATAAAGTACAACATCGCGGAAAGATAGAATTGGTAGAAGAATTTTCTTATCCGCTTCCCATTAGTGTGATCTCCGAATTATTAGGCCTGCCGGTAAAAGACCGGGAAAAAGTAAAACAATGGTCTGCAGACCTGGTGACCATCCACGTATCAGATGGCAACCGGAATGTGACGGAAATAGCGTCTACTCACTTCGTTGCCTATTTAAAAGAAGCATTTGACTACAGAAGAGCCAATCCCGGCGATGACCTGATCAGCGAAATGCTCCGCCAGCGGGACCAGGGCGACAGCCTGACGGATGAAGAACTGTATGCGATGATATTCCTGCTGCTGATTGCAGGTCATGAAACGACAGCGCATCTGATCAGTAACAGTATATTCACCCTGTTAACAAATCCGGAGCAACTGGAACTGCTGCAACAGGAGCCGCAGTTAATCGGTGCTGCGGTAGAAGAAATGCTTCGTCACAGCGGTCCGGTACTGACATCTTCCATGAGAAGAGCATTGGTGGATGTGGAAGTCGATGGGGTGACCATTCCGGCCGGAGATGGGGTACTGGTCGTGATTGCTTCCGCCAACATGGATGAAAACAAATTCCACGAGCCGGAAACATTCGATATCAGGCGTACCGATAACCGGCATATTACTTTCGGCTATGGGGCACACTTTTGCCTCGGGGCGGCACTGGCGCGAATGGAAGCGGAAATTGCCATCGGTACCCTCCTGGAACGACTCCCTGATCTGCAATTTGATCCGGAGGTGGATGTGCTGGAATGGCGGAGTAATATTCTTATACGCGGTTTGAAAAAACTCCCGCTGATCTTCTGA
- a CDS encoding cytochrome P450 family protein, with amino-acid sequence MTVSKISKCPVIADLRPEDEPYSKVFTTNPANFFEQLRQQENLCQITMEGNFPVWLITKFDDAQQVLKDPRFTKVPADARDRTSPTYDPENEAPIYRMTEENMLSRDAPEHSRLRSLVQSAFAPRYIQGFRARIQQVADELLDKIQAKGTGQMDFVEEYAYPLPIVVLAELLGLPHHDREKLRIWSEVMMELRITDSNRQALEDASIGLRNYLKEVFVLRREQPGDDLVTALLEARNGTDKLSEEELYAMVFLLIVAGHETTAHLLGNSMYTLLANPDQLAMLRNDPALIVPAVDEMLRHSGPVLTSTMRRASTDIVWGGVTMKEGDGVLVVLSSANMDATKFTDPQVFDIKREYNKHIAFGFGAHFCIGASLARLEAEIAIAAMLQRFPDLQFDPAVDVLEWRNNMLIRGLRKLPLVF; translated from the coding sequence ATGACAGTTAGCAAAATCTCCAAATGTCCGGTGATAGCTGATCTTCGTCCTGAAGATGAACCCTATAGCAAGGTGTTTACGACCAACCCGGCCAACTTTTTTGAACAATTAAGACAACAGGAAAACCTATGCCAGATTACCATGGAAGGAAACTTTCCGGTCTGGTTAATTACAAAATTTGATGATGCCCAACAGGTATTGAAAGATCCCCGTTTTACAAAAGTACCTGCAGACGCCCGGGATCGTACCAGTCCCACGTACGATCCGGAGAACGAAGCGCCGATTTACAGAATGACAGAAGAAAATATGTTGTCGAGGGACGCACCGGAACATTCCCGTTTACGTTCCCTGGTACAAAGTGCTTTTGCACCGCGGTATATTCAGGGATTCCGCGCCCGTATACAGCAGGTCGCCGACGAACTGCTGGACAAAATCCAGGCAAAAGGTACCGGGCAAATGGATTTTGTAGAAGAATATGCCTATCCATTGCCGATTGTTGTACTGGCAGAACTGTTGGGGCTACCGCATCACGACCGGGAAAAATTACGTATCTGGTCGGAAGTGATGATGGAACTGAGAATCACTGATAGTAACCGGCAGGCATTGGAAGATGCTTCCATTGGCCTGAGAAATTATTTGAAAGAAGTATTTGTATTAAGACGGGAGCAACCCGGTGATGATTTGGTGACCGCCCTGCTCGAAGCGAGGAACGGTACAGATAAACTAAGTGAGGAAGAATTGTATGCCATGGTATTCCTGCTGATTGTGGCGGGCCACGAAACCACCGCCCACCTGCTGGGTAACAGCATGTATACCTTACTGGCCAACCCGGACCAACTGGCCATGCTACGCAATGATCCTGCATTGATTGTACCTGCGGTAGATGAAATGTTACGGCATAGCGGACCGGTATTAACCAGTACCATGCGCCGTGCCAGTACGGATATCGTTTGGGGCGGTGTTACGATGAAAGAAGGAGATGGCGTATTGGTGGTGCTCTCTTCCGCCAACATGGATGCCACCAAATTTACAGACCCGCAGGTATTTGATATCAAACGGGAGTATAACAAGCATATCGCCTTTGGCTTTGGCGCGCACTTTTGCATTGGCGCCTCACTGGCCCGGCTGGAAGCGGAAATCGCCATTGCCGCCATGTTGCAACGGTTTCCAGACTTACAATTCGATCCGGCAGTAGATGTATTGGAATGGCGGAATAATATGCTGATACGTGGGCTGAGAAAATTGCCATTGGTTTTTTAG
- a CDS encoding zinc-dependent metalloprotease — MKHVITNFKSTFCIAALSTALFITGCKREASETTPAKPAADVTALTEFLSKTTGADKSNISYDEQKQLFTANGDILINKDELQKHYDKQPAGGVTTEHYRGTYLVSNSIITEVRVNNRVSNTAWSNAVVTAIGNWNASNISSVSKLRFVFASTGAHITITDLSNEPSNWIARAYLPTSNGRPGATVEINRYHDGLSQSQKVFALTHELGHNIGLLHTNQNQGVFIQGTPASDPNSVMNSTVLPWSTFTSGDITAIRILYPR, encoded by the coding sequence ATGAAACATGTTATCACCAATTTCAAATCTACCTTCTGTATAGCAGCACTTTCAACAGCACTTTTTATCACCGGATGTAAACGCGAAGCAAGCGAAACGACTCCGGCCAAACCTGCAGCAGATGTTACCGCCCTGACAGAATTTTTGAGCAAAACTACCGGCGCTGATAAATCCAACATCAGTTATGATGAGCAGAAACAATTATTTACGGCCAATGGCGACATCCTGATCAACAAAGACGAACTGCAGAAACACTATGACAAACAACCAGCCGGCGGCGTTACGACTGAACATTACCGGGGTACCTATCTGGTGTCCAATTCCATCATTACCGAAGTACGGGTAAATAACCGGGTAAGTAACACGGCCTGGTCCAATGCCGTGGTAACTGCAATTGGTAACTGGAATGCCAGCAATATCAGCAGCGTATCCAAACTGAGATTTGTTTTTGCTTCTACCGGTGCGCATATTACCATTACCGACCTGTCCAATGAACCATCCAACTGGATTGCCCGCGCTTACCTGCCTACTTCCAATGGCAGACCAGGAGCTACCGTAGAAATCAACCGTTATCACGATGGTCTCAGCCAAAGCCAGAAAGTATTCGCACTGACCCATGAACTGGGCCACAACATTGGCTTGCTGCATACCAATCAGAACCAGGGTGTGTTTATTCAGGGTACACCTGCTTCTGATCCTAACTCCGTGATGAACTCTACTGTATTGCCATGGAGCACTTTCACCTCCGGTGACATCACAGCTATCAGAATCCTCTATCCGAGATAA